From the Syntrophobacterales bacterium genome, one window contains:
- a CDS encoding glycosyltransferase family 4 protein codes for MRIGIAIQTFDPKKGGAERYSYDLSLKLVKLGHSVVVFCRRGVSLPGVTLAQVNTASYPRWLRSLSFALNQRKISKAQKLDVMLGFGNVFEADVYQSHGGVQHIWMRREIESYRDPVERRFKAMLLKSSLNQKIQQWIAEYPIRNRKYKRIVAISGMIRDHMGKHFGLKPDDFQVVYNGVDTMRFRPLDDAGGLANGATRRILFSAGNFRLKGLFPLLQALGELAKERRDFHLTVLGRGRKERYLSLIGELDVGDLVTFLGETAHPERIYAQSHILAHPTYYDACSLTTMEAMAAGLPTITTRWNGASALVSLKEGYVLNEPADVAGLTSALRDLCDDDRRREMGRNARAKLETYTIERNAKEMEKILVEAGNG; via the coding sequence TTGCGGATTGGAATTGCTATTCAAACTTTTGACCCTAAGAAGGGTGGAGCTGAGCGGTACTCTTATGACCTTTCGTTGAAACTTGTCAAGTTGGGTCATTCGGTGGTGGTTTTTTGCCGCCGTGGAGTTTCCCTGCCGGGCGTTACCCTGGCCCAGGTAAATACAGCCTCCTATCCGCGATGGCTTCGATCTCTCTCTTTTGCCCTGAATCAGCGGAAGATCTCAAAGGCACAGAAGCTCGACGTAATGCTGGGGTTTGGAAATGTCTTTGAGGCCGATGTGTACCAGAGTCACGGCGGCGTGCAACACATATGGATGAGGCGGGAGATCGAGAGCTACCGGGACCCGGTGGAACGAAGGTTTAAGGCCATGCTCCTCAAGAGCAGCCTCAATCAGAAGATCCAGCAGTGGATTGCGGAATACCCTATCAGGAACCGGAAATATAAACGGATTGTGGCCATATCAGGCATGATCAGGGATCATATGGGAAAACATTTTGGCCTTAAGCCGGATGACTTCCAGGTGGTTTATAACGGCGTTGATACGATGCGGTTTAGGCCTTTAGATGATGCGGGCGGTCTGGCCAACGGAGCCACCAGGAGGATTTTATTTTCTGCCGGAAATTTCAGGCTGAAGGGACTTTTCCCCCTTCTTCAGGCATTGGGAGAACTTGCAAAGGAACGCCGTGACTTTCACCTCACCGTCCTCGGGCGTGGCCGCAAAGAGCGCTATTTGAGCCTCATCGGAGAACTTGACGTGGGAGATCTCGTCACGTTCCTGGGAGAGACGGCCCATCCGGAGCGAATCTACGCCCAATCCCATATCCTGGCCCATCCTACCTATTACGATGCATGTTCCCTCACGACCATGGAGGCCATGGCTGCCGGACTCCCCACCATTACCACCCGATGGAACGGCGCCTCCGCCCTTGTCTCTCTCAAAGAGGGTTACGTCCTCAATGAACCGGCTGATGTGGCGGGCCTTACCTCGGCCCTCCGAGACCTTTGCGACGACGATCGGCGGCGGGAAATGGGCCGGAATGCGAGGGCCAAATTAGAGACTTACACGATTGAAAGGAATGCAAAAGAGATGGAAAAAATACTCGTAGAGGCGGGAAATGGCTGA
- a CDS encoding PfkB family carbohydrate kinase, with translation MKNILTIAGYDPSSGAGITKDLDVFFSLRVHGLSVPTATVAQGPRGVEAVYPTPANQFAFMLGMAGLGMRIDGIKIGVVWDEIHLREIASFIKDKKNIPVVIDPVLRAKNETPLITTEGLRYLIDTIFPVASVVTPNIPEASVITGRIIENTDDMKEVAETICRMGPRAVVVKGGHMAGEPVDVLYDGRNFSLFQKRRRNKHVHGTGCTFSAALTAFLSHGYPLRESFLACQEYMATMLNESYHIDEKGYFYSSAGLTHSKEADRYRVISTLRKAGAHLTERNIVEFIPEVQLNVCYGIANASGIEDIAAFPGRIGSHEGRVLVKSEPRFGASSHVARMVLTFMKHYPWVRSCANVRFSEETIKKARTEGMDVILADGKVEPKPSEEWIGENFDPLVEKALQGTNHPPDIIYDMGDIGKEAIIRLFAEDPLKLIKKMEIIRT, from the coding sequence ATGAAAAACATCCTTACCATAGCCGGTTATGACCCCTCGTCAGGGGCAGGTATCACAAAGGACTTGGACGTCTTCTTTTCTCTCCGTGTCCATGGCTTGTCAGTCCCTACGGCAACGGTGGCCCAAGGCCCCAGAGGCGTGGAGGCCGTCTATCCCACCCCGGCGAATCAGTTTGCGTTCATGCTTGGGATGGCTGGCCTGGGGATGAGGATAGACGGAATCAAAATCGGTGTGGTATGGGATGAAATACACCTCCGGGAGATCGCGTCCTTCATAAAGGATAAAAAAAACATTCCCGTAGTGATCGACCCCGTATTGCGTGCGAAGAACGAGACCCCTCTTATCACCACGGAAGGGTTGAGGTATCTGATTGACACCATTTTTCCGGTTGCTTCAGTGGTTACCCCTAACATCCCGGAGGCTTCGGTCATCACCGGAAGAATAATCGAAAACACGGACGACATGAAGGAGGTTGCGGAGACTATATGCCGGATGGGACCACGCGCCGTGGTAGTCAAGGGGGGGCACATGGCAGGAGAACCAGTCGACGTTCTGTACGATGGAAGGAATTTCTCACTTTTCCAAAAAAGACGAAGAAACAAACATGTCCACGGCACGGGATGCACCTTCTCGGCTGCCCTTACCGCATTTCTCTCTCATGGATATCCGCTCCGAGAGAGCTTCCTCGCCTGTCAGGAGTACATGGCGACCATGCTGAACGAGAGTTACCACATAGATGAAAAAGGATATTTTTATAGCTCGGCTGGTCTCACACACAGCAAAGAGGCTGATCGCTACAGGGTCATCAGCACCTTGAGAAAAGCCGGGGCACACTTGACTGAGCGCAACATTGTCGAATTTATCCCCGAAGTACAACTCAACGTATGTTACGGGATTGCCAACGCCTCAGGGATTGAGGACATAGCTGCCTTTCCGGGCAGGATAGGTTCTCATGAGGGCCGCGTCCTTGTGAAAAGCGAGCCACGCTTTGGCGCATCCTCCCACGTAGCGAGGATGGTCCTGACTTTCATGAAACACTACCCATGGGTTAGATCCTGTGCAAATGTCCGATTCAGCGAGGAAACAATAAAAAAAGCCCGTACAGAAGGAATGGATGTTATCTTGGCGGACGGAAAAGTAGAGCCTAAGCCCTCAGAGGAATGGATAGGGGAAAACTTTGATCCTCTGGTAGAGAAGGCTTTACAGGGAACGAATCATCCGCCTGATATAATTTATGATATGGGAGATATTGGAAAAGAGGCCATCATAAGACTTTTTGCCGAAGACCCTCTGAAACTTATTAAAA
- the rimI gene encoding ribosomal protein S18-alanine N-acetyltransferase, with translation MNTSCAILAGGRSRRMGEDKALLKLGGRPLINHVYEKARRVFDDIIIISNHHHGFAGIDVSALPDVLPVKGSIVGVVSALMYASTPYVFVLACDMPNLSEKALVYMAEEARGEDVIVPRTAHGYEALHAIYSRSCISHFLSAIERDWLKITSVYPYLAVRELTDETVFLQEGRYVFSNINTREDLLAASEFYDGERLAVRKMTQKDLSDILAIEKESFQSPWTERLFEEALLSPIAFNFVITVGNDIVGYLCLYAVEDEAHILNIAVSPLHRQKEYASMLMGIAIEELTGKGIIQYYLEVRESNSKALRLYGKFGFTAIGKRKKYYTDTNEDALVMYRTQGNG, from the coding sequence ATGAACACTTCATGCGCAATCCTTGCGGGGGGCAGGAGCAGGAGAATGGGCGAGGACAAGGCGCTCCTTAAACTCGGCGGTCGCCCTCTGATAAACCATGTATATGAGAAGGCACGGCGTGTATTTGACGACATTATCATCATCTCTAACCATCATCATGGTTTTGCGGGAATTGATGTGTCGGCCCTGCCGGATGTCCTTCCTGTGAAAGGCTCCATCGTCGGGGTAGTTTCGGCGCTGATGTATGCTTCCACTCCCTATGTCTTCGTCCTGGCGTGTGATATGCCAAACTTAAGCGAGAAGGCGCTTGTGTACATGGCGGAGGAGGCTCGCGGTGAGGACGTGATTGTTCCCCGCACGGCCCATGGTTATGAGGCGCTCCATGCCATTTATAGCAGGTCCTGTATCTCCCATTTTCTGAGCGCCATTGAAAGGGATTGGCTCAAAATCACAAGCGTGTATCCCTATCTCGCGGTAAGGGAATTGACGGACGAAACAGTCTTCCTGCAAGAAGGGCGTTATGTATTTTCAAACATCAATACCAGAGAGGACCTGCTGGCCGCCTCCGAATTTTATGACGGAGAAAGACTTGCAGTACGGAAGATGACGCAGAAAGATCTGAGTGATATCCTCGCAATAGAAAAAGAGTCCTTCCAATCCCCATGGACGGAAAGGCTTTTTGAGGAGGCTCTTTTATCACCCATTGCCTTCAATTTTGTTATAACGGTGGGGAATGATATTGTCGGCTACTTGTGTCTTTACGCGGTGGAAGATGAGGCGCACATCCTAAACATTGCCGTCAGTCCGCTGCACAGGCAGAAAGAATACGCGTCCATGCTTATGGGCATAGCGATAGAAGAACTGACGGGTAAGGGAATTATCCAGTATTATCTTGAAGTAAGAGAAAGCAACAGCAAGGCATTGCGCCTCTATGGGAAATTCGGTTTCACCGCTATCGGCAAAAGAAAAAAATACTATACGGATACGAACGAGGATGCCCTTGTCATGTATCGTACACAAGGGAATGGATAA
- a CDS encoding dihydroorotate dehydrogenase — MADTTVKLYSNTLRNPVMNGSGTLGYGKEIEPLWPIETLGAYVTKGLSLRPHHGNQVPRVWEERYGMINSIGLQNVGVTRFFDEYFPLFRKKNTPVIVNFFGFTEDEYVACAENIKPDPLIVGLEINLSCPNVKKGGISFGKDPDMVGGIIRQVKAVTPIPLIAKLTPEVKNIMDIACAAHEAGADGLTLINTIPAAAVDAVGKKVPIKGGLSGPALRSVALRAVYEISKAVPVPVIGSGGIMDYMDAVYFFMAGAKAVEIGTVTFVDPFAIPKIIDGIKDYMERERYADMDSIIGCAHCEDLNGR, encoded by the coding sequence ATGGCAGATACGACTGTAAAGCTTTATAGTAACACACTCCGAAATCCGGTGATGAACGGTTCTGGCACCCTCGGGTACGGAAAAGAGATTGAGCCGCTCTGGCCCATAGAGACCCTAGGCGCCTACGTGACCAAAGGACTCTCATTGAGACCGCATCACGGGAACCAAGTACCTAGAGTATGGGAAGAACGCTACGGGATGATCAATAGCATCGGCCTCCAAAATGTGGGTGTTACGCGCTTCTTTGACGAATACTTTCCTCTTTTCAGGAAAAAGAATACCCCTGTCATCGTCAATTTTTTCGGATTCACAGAAGATGAGTATGTTGCCTGCGCGGAGAACATAAAACCGGATCCGCTCATAGTGGGGCTTGAAATAAACCTTTCATGCCCTAACGTGAAAAAAGGAGGCATAAGCTTTGGAAAGGATCCAGACATGGTTGGCGGGATTATCCGGCAGGTGAAGGCCGTTACCCCGATTCCCCTCATAGCAAAGCTGACACCTGAAGTGAAAAATATTATGGATATCGCATGTGCCGCCCATGAAGCCGGTGCTGACGGTCTTACCCTCATCAATACCATTCCCGCAGCAGCAGTAGATGCGGTTGGGAAAAAAGTACCCATAAAGGGAGGGCTTTCAGGCCCTGCCCTTAGGTCTGTGGCCCTGAGGGCTGTGTACGAAATCTCGAAGGCTGTACCTGTGCCGGTCATAGGCTCAGGGGGGATCATGGACTACATGGACGCCGTCTATTTTTTTATGGCCGGCGCCAAAGCGGTCGAGATCGGAACCGTTACCTTCGTTGACCCCTTCGCCATACCGAAGATCATTGACGGAATAAAAGATTACATGGAAAGAGAACGTTATGCGGACATGGACAGCATTATCGGGTGCGCACATTGTGAAGACTTGAATGGCCGGTAA
- a CDS encoding 4-alpha-glucanotransferase has translation MHIYFNVFCHTQWGQHVCVLGSLPELGSQDPSAAKKMSYSSVHMWVAEIVLPSEREAVFEYKYFITNNAGSILFQETCMRVFALNREGLPVLKPQDRLEIIDEWNSPSDPDSLLLTAPLVGTIFRRISKEKPTSQPAETGGESDSTVVRLSLINPRVMDGDTVSVVGAIKDIGEWDIEKAAPMDPSGFPCWTLDLAVETKRLPFLYKYVVKDKTGKVVAYEEGPDRSFQFSDNRFQETERQTRFVAVTDNKFRYKKKWRGAGIAVPLFSIRSDRGLGVGEFTDLKGLIDWACESGFRLIQLLPINDTMATMTWTDSFPYSCISVFALHPLYLNLDDIGGLPEGMDKEIEIHRVRLNGSDVLEYEKVMAVKLPLLRRIFEAEKDGFLSSPEFRSFLEQHSYWLCVYAAFSALRDHFHTSDFLKWGEYSAASEKDIEILTAPESEHFDGVAFYYFLQYHLHLQFSEASRYAREHGVVLKGDIPIGIQKRSDSCWINPLLFNMDRSAGAPPDPFSDAGQNWGFPTYNWEEMALDNYSWWRHRMSHMSLYFQMIRLDHVLGFFRIWEIPDGFLSGLMGRFNPALAITGDELMQLGIWDVDRLTEPYITSWLVKAVFGREWTRIMTDCLEEQEQGLFRLKSEFRTQSLVAHSLAAYDHGAMAEGIRRDRLEDDFFTLISNMIFFKDPIQNGFHPRINMSDTASFACLEGWMREKLFSLYNDYFYHRQEDLWREHAMVKLPALKKASNMLICGEDLGMIPDCVPVAMEELCLLGLRIQRMPREPDREFGYPWEYPYLTVSTTSSHDMSTMRAWWEEDRARTERYFKNVLGHEGEAPLTCEPAIGEEIIRQHLESPSMWAIFPIQDILAISENLRRPGNPRDEQINDPAVMFHLWRFRLHLSVQQLLDGKDFSSKLRKLMEESGRNTPY, from the coding sequence ATGCACATATACTTCAATGTTTTCTGTCACACCCAATGGGGACAGCACGTCTGTGTCCTCGGTTCGCTGCCGGAGTTGGGAAGCCAAGACCCTTCGGCGGCAAAGAAAATGTCTTATTCTTCCGTACACATGTGGGTTGCGGAAATTGTCCTTCCCTCTGAACGAGAAGCTGTTTTCGAGTATAAATACTTTATTACCAATAATGCGGGAAGTATCCTCTTTCAAGAGACGTGCATGCGAGTTTTTGCGCTCAACCGGGAAGGCCTCCCTGTCTTGAAACCACAGGACCGACTTGAAATCATTGATGAATGGAATTCTCCGTCCGATCCGGATTCCCTCTTATTGACCGCGCCACTTGTCGGAACGATTTTCAGACGCATAAGTAAGGAAAAACCGACAAGCCAGCCAGCCGAGACCGGTGGCGAGTCAGATTCTACTGTGGTCCGGCTGAGTCTTATCAATCCTCGTGTGATGGATGGGGATACGGTCTCGGTGGTGGGGGCCATCAAGGATATTGGAGAATGGGACATTGAAAAGGCCGCTCCCATGGACCCATCCGGTTTTCCATGCTGGACCCTTGATCTGGCGGTAGAAACAAAACGCCTGCCTTTTCTTTACAAATATGTCGTGAAAGATAAGACAGGCAAAGTCGTTGCTTACGAGGAAGGCCCTGACCGCAGTTTCCAGTTTTCAGACAACCGTTTCCAGGAAACCGAGCGACAGACCCGTTTTGTCGCTGTGACGGACAATAAATTTCGGTACAAAAAGAAATGGAGAGGCGCCGGAATAGCCGTACCTCTCTTTTCTATTCGCAGCGACAGAGGCTTAGGTGTAGGAGAGTTTACTGACCTCAAAGGTCTTATCGACTGGGCCTGTGAATCCGGCTTCCGGCTCATCCAGTTATTGCCCATCAATGACACCATGGCTACCATGACCTGGACGGATTCATTTCCTTACAGCTGTATTTCTGTGTTTGCCCTTCACCCGCTATACTTGAATCTCGACGATATCGGCGGTCTGCCGGAGGGGATGGATAAGGAAATTGAGATCCACCGGGTTAGGCTGAACGGCTCTGATGTCCTTGAGTACGAGAAAGTCATGGCTGTCAAGCTTCCTCTCCTCCGGAGAATCTTTGAAGCCGAAAAAGATGGATTCCTTTCATCCCCGGAATTCAGATCTTTCCTGGAGCAGCACAGTTACTGGTTGTGCGTTTACGCCGCTTTCTCCGCTCTCAGGGATCATTTCCACACCAGCGACTTTCTTAAGTGGGGGGAATACAGCGCGGCGAGCGAGAAAGATATAGAGATCCTGACCGCACCGGAATCGGAACACTTTGACGGGGTAGCATTCTACTATTTTCTCCAGTATCATCTCCATCTCCAATTTTCCGAAGCCTCCCGATATGCGCGGGAGCATGGGGTGGTCCTGAAGGGAGATATCCCTATAGGGATTCAGAAGCGGAGTGATTCTTGTTGGATCAATCCGCTTCTGTTCAATATGGACCGGTCAGCAGGCGCACCCCCTGACCCGTTCTCCGACGCAGGGCAGAACTGGGGCTTCCCCACTTATAACTGGGAGGAAATGGCTCTGGATAATTATTCATGGTGGCGTCACCGCATGAGTCATATGTCGCTCTATTTCCAGATGATACGCCTTGATCATGTGCTCGGGTTCTTCAGGATCTGGGAGATTCCGGACGGGTTTTTATCTGGCCTCATGGGGCGGTTTAACCCAGCCCTCGCTATTACCGGTGACGAGCTTATGCAGCTGGGCATCTGGGATGTTGACCGTCTTACCGAACCATATATAACGAGCTGGCTCGTGAAGGCTGTCTTCGGTCGGGAATGGACCAGAATTATGACCGATTGTCTCGAAGAGCAGGAACAGGGACTGTTCAGATTGAAATCTGAATTCCGCACCCAGAGTCTTGTGGCACACTCCCTCGCCGCTTATGACCACGGTGCGATGGCTGAGGGGATACGCAGAGACAGGTTGGAAGATGACTTTTTTACCCTGATATCTAACATGATTTTTTTCAAGGACCCCATACAAAACGGCTTCCATCCCCGTATCAACATGAGTGATACGGCATCCTTCGCCTGTCTCGAAGGATGGATGAGAGAAAAGCTGTTCTCCCTCTATAATGACTATTTCTATCATCGCCAGGAAGATCTTTGGCGGGAGCATGCTATGGTTAAACTGCCGGCCCTGAAAAAAGCTTCCAACATGTTGATCTGCGGTGAAGACCTGGGAATGATCCCTGACTGCGTGCCTGTAGCCATGGAAGAGCTTTGTCTCCTGGGTCTCCGCATACAACGTATGCCCAGGGAACCGGACCGAGAGTTCGGATATCCCTGGGAATATCCGTATCTCACGGTCTCAACCACTTCCAGCCACGACATGTCGACGATGCGGGCATGGTGGGAAGAGGACCGGGCCCGCACGGAGCGGTATTTCAAGAATGTGCTTGGTCATGAAGGGGAAGCCCCTCTCACGTGTGAACCAGCTATAGGTGAGGAGATCATCAGGCAGCACTTAGAGTCGCCCTCCATGTGGGCGATCTTTCCCATTCAGGACATTCTTGCAATAAGTGAAAACCTTAGAAGGCCCGGGAATCCACGGGACGAGCAGATCAACGACCCCGCTGTAATGTTCCATTTATGGAGATTCAGGCTCCATTTGTCTGTCCAACAATTGCTTGATGGGAAGGACTTTTCATCTAAGTTGCGAAAATTGATGGAAGAGTCCGGCCGCAATACCCCCTATTAA
- a CDS encoding dihydroorotate dehydrogenase electron transfer subunit, with product MDDIEGRISSNKLIIPNYYLLTIKLSKPMERAVPGQFVMLRIPGGEVFLRRPFGIYHCEGRDLTIMYKVVGKGTERLSSSQGNEIVFVLGPLGKGFHVEKRDRYVVVAGGIGIAGVHSLIKRLNEKATLFFGCSSKEEMTLIEDLEHLNPYISTMNGSYGYKGDVVALLGAHLQTMKGNIEIFTCGPGLMLKGLKALIENDRVPCQALVEERMACGLGLCFGCVIETDDEAEPFRRVCKEGPVFDLWQIRL from the coding sequence GTGGATGATATTGAAGGAAGAATATCTTCAAATAAACTGATTATACCCAACTACTATTTGCTTACCATAAAACTTTCGAAGCCCATGGAGCGGGCAGTGCCAGGACAATTCGTGATGCTTCGCATACCAGGTGGCGAGGTATTCTTAAGGAGGCCTTTCGGCATCTACCATTGCGAGGGGCGAGACCTCACCATTATGTATAAGGTTGTGGGCAAAGGCACCGAGCGGCTGAGCAGTTCGCAGGGGAATGAAATCGTCTTTGTCCTTGGTCCTCTAGGGAAGGGATTCCATGTAGAAAAGAGAGACCGGTATGTGGTGGTGGCTGGAGGTATAGGTATTGCGGGTGTTCACAGCCTCATTAAGCGACTGAATGAGAAGGCGACGCTTTTTTTCGGCTGTTCTTCCAAGGAAGAGATGACTTTGATTGAAGACCTAGAGCATTTGAACCCGTATATCTCAACAATGAATGGCTCGTATGGCTACAAGGGCGACGTGGTGGCCCTTCTCGGCGCTCATCTCCAGACAATGAAAGGCAATATAGAGATTTTTACCTGCGGACCGGGTCTGATGCTCAAAGGGCTGAAGGCGCTCATAGAAAATGACAGGGTGCCGTGTCAGGCGCTTGTCGAAGAACGTATGGCGTGCGGCCTTGGTCTGTGTTTCGGCTGTGTAATAGAGACGGATGATGAAGCGGAACCATTTAGAAGAGTATGCAAGGAAGGACCTGTATTCGACCTATGGCAGATACGACTGTAA
- a CDS encoding class I SAM-dependent methyltransferase yields MAEISDEWSKLFSYRYRIHKKYKEIWEVPLVKKRSILLKRYLKDGMAVLDAGAGMKGIKDEIADLGIHVTYKSMDIDRSNEHDFYDVADIHEKFDAIIMFEVIEHLDLENGLQFLKGLSEKVKDKGIIIVSTPNIFNPSRYMRDSTHKIFYGYDELCGLLNLAGFGIKDVCRSFNDAIHRYILKVHILGWLFRVLSIDYALSVFVVGEKE; encoded by the coding sequence ATGGCTGAGATATCGGACGAGTGGTCGAAGCTCTTCTCGTACAGGTATAGAATTCATAAGAAATACAAGGAGATATGGGAGGTACCCTTGGTTAAGAAGCGTTCCATCCTCCTCAAGCGTTACCTCAAAGATGGCATGGCGGTCCTTGATGCGGGGGCGGGCATGAAAGGTATAAAAGACGAAATCGCGGACCTCGGTATCCATGTGACTTACAAGAGTATGGACATTGACAGGAGTAATGAGCACGACTTCTACGATGTGGCTGACATACACGAGAAATTTGACGCCATCATTATGTTTGAGGTGATTGAACATTTAGACCTCGAAAACGGGCTTCAATTTCTCAAAGGATTGAGCGAGAAGGTGAAGGATAAAGGGATTATCATCGTCTCCACGCCCAATATCTTCAACCCCTCCCGGTACATGCGGGATTCGACGCACAAGATCTTTTACGGGTACGACGAACTCTGCGGTCTCCTCAATCTTGCGGGGTTCGGCATAAAAGATGTCTGCCGCTCATTCAACGATGCAATCCACCGATACATTCTCAAAGTCCACATTCTGGGATGGCTCTTTCGCGTCCTTTCCATAGACTACGCCCTCTCCGTTTTTGTGGTTGGAGAAAAAGAGTGA
- the recJ gene encoding single-stranded-DNA-specific exonuclease RecJ, which translates to MAGNKTVELLSRELGLSNLCARILFSRGFSDPRKAKLFLHPKIEDLSDPFLLPDMEKAVLRVIEAIRTNEKVCIYGDYDADGVTSAALMINFLKPLGITPVVYLPERREGYGLNGAAIRKLKKEGITLLICLDCGATNVGEIKEANALGIETVVIDHHETGDELPPAYAIINPKRKDAQFPTRELAACGVVFFFLLAFRRVLFRNGQLPRTINLKQELDLVALGTVADMVPLTGDNRIIVKFGMEMMKKKPRTWLRSFYASRILARGAVDEYSLGFIIIPRINASGRVSSPDHALRFLVSEDESASRAMLSELHDVNRRRQKIEQEIVREAVEAIEMENLADRNSIVLFREGWHIGVIGIVAQKLTEMYQKPSIVITEVDGLWKGSGRGGDGIDLHNIIESVSHLVEKFGGHKYACGISLLEENLIPFRDAFDERVEGTLQTREKIIRADTSAAFEELTGDLVDFIEMAAPFGMGNPRPNLLLKPYAVRMNNRFAKIIDEANHMWHGTFRGRISMPDDERANIIASPVIKEDMGERFIHLAIKEFVTPEGVNLPS; encoded by the coding sequence ATGGCCGGTAACAAAACCGTTGAACTGCTCTCCAGGGAGTTAGGTCTGAGCAACCTGTGTGCACGAATTCTCTTTTCCCGGGGATTTTCAGACCCAAGAAAAGCGAAACTCTTTCTTCATCCCAAAATTGAAGATCTTTCGGACCCTTTTCTTCTCCCTGACATGGAGAAGGCGGTTTTAAGAGTCATTGAAGCCATCCGTACCAATGAGAAGGTGTGCATTTACGGCGATTATGACGCGGACGGTGTAACGTCAGCGGCCCTTATGATCAACTTCCTTAAACCTCTTGGGATTACACCCGTAGTGTATCTGCCTGAAAGGCGGGAAGGATACGGTCTAAACGGGGCGGCAATCAGGAAGCTCAAAAAAGAAGGAATAACACTCCTTATCTGCCTCGACTGTGGGGCTACTAATGTGGGAGAAATTAAGGAGGCGAATGCCCTCGGTATAGAGACCGTAGTAATTGATCACCATGAGACGGGCGATGAGCTGCCCCCCGCTTACGCCATTATAAATCCCAAGAGGAAAGATGCGCAGTTCCCCACGAGGGAACTGGCGGCGTGCGGCGTGGTCTTTTTTTTTCTCCTTGCCTTCCGGAGAGTCCTTTTCAGAAACGGACAATTACCCAGAACGATAAATCTGAAGCAAGAGCTTGATCTCGTGGCATTAGGCACGGTTGCCGATATGGTTCCCCTCACTGGGGACAACAGGATTATCGTCAAATTTGGCATGGAAATGATGAAAAAGAAACCACGGACATGGCTTAGGTCATTTTACGCCAGTCGCATACTGGCACGCGGCGCAGTAGATGAATACAGTCTCGGGTTTATCATTATTCCAAGGATTAATGCGTCGGGAAGGGTATCAAGTCCCGATCATGCGCTCAGATTCCTTGTTTCTGAAGACGAATCTGCGTCTAGGGCAATGTTGTCCGAACTTCATGATGTGAACAGGCGTAGGCAGAAGATCGAACAGGAGATAGTGAGAGAAGCGGTAGAGGCCATAGAGATGGAGAATCTAGCGGACAGGAACTCAATCGTCCTCTTCAGGGAAGGCTGGCATATCGGTGTGATCGGTATTGTTGCACAGAAATTGACGGAAATGTACCAAAAACCATCCATTGTGATCACCGAGGTGGACGGGCTTTGGAAAGGCTCGGGAAGAGGGGGGGACGGCATTGACCTTCATAATATAATCGAGTCTGTCTCCCACCTTGTGGAGAAGTTCGGGGGGCACAAGTACGCATGCGGGATTTCACTGCTTGAGGAGAACCTCATACCTTTCAGAGATGCCTTTGATGAACGAGTTGAGGGAACTCTGCAAACAAGAGAAAAGATTATCAGGGCAGATACCAGTGCGGCTTTCGAAGAACTGACAGGCGATCTCGTGGATTTTATCGAGATGGCTGCGCCTTTCGGCATGGGTAATCCGAGGCCCAACCTGCTTCTCAAGCCCTATGCAGTGCGGATGAACAACAGGTTTGCGAAAATCATCGATGAAGCTAACCACATGTGGCATGGTACCTTTCGGGGCCGAATCTCCATGCCGGACGACGAAAGGGCAAACATTATAGCTTCCCCTGTTATAAAAGAGGATATGGGCGAGAGGTTCATCCATCTAGCCATAAAGGAATTTGTGACCCCGGAAGGAGTGAATCTACCCTCGTAA